Proteins from one Leptospira wolffii serovar Khorat str. Khorat-H2 genomic window:
- a CDS encoding Kelch repeat-containing protein — MNLYIRILLFFSCICVLRCQNSVLSGIEDETTGKIQSAFVVKLGPHSASFLWKCSRSSKGYLLGPTGIIPSLKPSETHAMEIQGLSPQTNYDAFVTCGTPDPSSGIPLKFRTWVSDTPEKTQGIWLIGGIGTDQNPVMQIDLFDASSGIWYPAITSVPTPRAFASILSHKQKIYVIGGLVKSGGVYSTSLKVEVYDPYLDTWTAKSDLPQAVQGAVSGSVGDEIYIVSGSGSTNISSSPLLNTVLKFYPELGTSGQWLSYSSNATIFPRTDMSGCAIDGVLFYSGGRLASNGFIQSGTDGYIPGGNTTTGGTSEPSINVQRSGAAGVCVNPEPKDLFPSDNQWFGVIGGSIATDTNQPIVSLTASNKTDFYQPGSVSFSAGPDLPQSIYYPGAQASYETRKIYVFGGASSLNVPLDTVYSIDSANPVASAWSASSMTMPRARFGHQAIRIDR; from the coding sequence GTGAATTTGTATATTCGAATTCTATTATTCTTCTCTTGCATATGCGTATTACGATGTCAGAATTCCGTTCTCTCCGGAATCGAGGACGAGACCACCGGCAAGATCCAATCCGCTTTCGTGGTAAAATTAGGGCCTCATAGCGCTTCCTTTCTTTGGAAATGCTCACGATCTTCCAAGGGCTATCTATTGGGTCCGACCGGTATCATTCCCAGTCTCAAGCCTTCGGAAACGCATGCAATGGAAATCCAAGGATTATCCCCCCAAACGAATTACGATGCCTTTGTCACCTGCGGGACTCCGGATCCCTCCTCCGGAATTCCTTTAAAATTCAGAACCTGGGTTTCCGATACTCCCGAAAAGACCCAGGGGATTTGGCTTATAGGAGGAATCGGTACGGACCAAAATCCAGTAATGCAAATCGATCTATTCGATGCATCTTCCGGGATCTGGTATCCCGCGATCACGAGTGTTCCTACACCTAGAGCCTTCGCCTCCATTCTTTCCCATAAGCAAAAGATTTATGTGATCGGAGGCTTGGTGAAATCGGGAGGAGTATATTCCACTTCCCTAAAAGTGGAAGTTTACGATCCTTATTTGGATACCTGGACTGCAAAGTCCGATCTACCGCAAGCGGTGCAGGGAGCCGTATCCGGATCCGTGGGCGACGAGATCTATATCGTCTCCGGATCGGGGTCGACCAATATATCCTCTTCTCCGCTTCTGAACACTGTTTTGAAATTCTATCCCGAACTCGGAACAAGCGGCCAATGGTTATCTTATTCTTCGAATGCAACGATCTTTCCTAGGACGGATATGTCCGGCTGCGCTATAGATGGAGTCTTATTCTATTCCGGAGGAAGACTTGCGAGTAATGGATTCATCCAATCGGGTACGGACGGATATATTCCAGGAGGAAATACGACGACAGGAGGAACGAGCGAACCTTCCATAAACGTGCAAAGATCCGGAGCTGCCGGGGTCTGCGTCAATCCGGAGCCTAAGGATCTCTTTCCTTCCGACAACCAATGGTTCGGCGTGATCGGAGGCTCTATCGCAACCGACACCAATCAACCTATCGTTTCGTTAACTGCCAGTAATAAAACTGATTTTTACCAACCAGGCTCGGTTAGTTTTTCCGCAGGTCCCGATCTTCCCCAATCTATTTACTACCCGGGTGCGCAAGCCTCCTATGAAACGAGAAAGATTTACGTTTTCGGAGGAGCCTCTTCTTTAAATGTTCCTTTGGATACCGTTTATTCCATAGACTCAGCGAATCCTGTCGCTTCTGCTTGGAGCGCCTCCTCTATGACCATGCCCAGGGCCAGGTTCGGCCACCAGGCGATTCGGATAGATAGATGA
- a CDS encoding WG repeat-containing protein, whose translation MDRDGNLLFSFEFKDIKRLSEEYFLLSSGSYIHSEEIRNSKGERILAANPFYAINWVDMKEKMVGVQLGENDKFGVIDFSGKYVVEPRWEIVEKVPYSEGFFVAQERYKASFLDRSGNTLKIPNGVQKAEPFSQGLAAVQIGGKWGFINTKGQLVIPAEFDAVGPFSEFGFARIESHRTGYSPYVGIIDRKGTKVLEPKHQNIFWQSNNKFFDAYSAEPSNSHCGILRYDGSVALPFEYDRCNWNQDLNYGSVRSGENHLLLFANRTGKLESFPFDDVEGKIGEFLSVKNKDRFGLVNGFGETILPAQYSKIVISDLEGKQKIFALSSNRTDIFDFDGKQFASLPAGLISCRERICLYKNAKGRMEFTSLDSPGSHSKEFEHIGEFHEGLARFLENGKWGFLDANQKVLISPKYSSVGDFSEDLVWFKDEVGKFGYMNRKGEIVIPPNFRDAGNFYKGLAPVASEPQGSYGFIDRLGKFAISPVFQTIQDSETDRPIVKYNGKMAVLYLKKCLSR comes from the coding sequence TTGGATCGGGACGGCAATCTTCTCTTCTCCTTCGAATTCAAAGATATCAAAAGACTATCGGAAGAATATTTTCTTTTATCCAGCGGCTCTTATATACATAGCGAAGAAATAAGAAACTCCAAGGGAGAAAGGATCCTGGCTGCCAATCCATTCTACGCGATCAACTGGGTGGACATGAAGGAGAAAATGGTCGGGGTCCAATTAGGAGAGAATGACAAATTCGGAGTGATCGACTTTTCCGGCAAATATGTGGTTGAGCCCCGATGGGAGATCGTCGAAAAGGTTCCGTATTCCGAAGGGTTCTTCGTCGCCCAAGAAAGATACAAAGCTTCTTTCTTGGATAGATCCGGAAATACATTAAAAATTCCGAATGGAGTCCAAAAGGCCGAACCTTTCTCCCAAGGCCTTGCGGCAGTGCAAATCGGCGGGAAATGGGGTTTCATAAATACCAAGGGCCAATTGGTCATTCCGGCCGAATTCGATGCGGTCGGTCCTTTCAGCGAGTTCGGATTCGCGAGAATCGAATCGCATCGTACCGGATATTCTCCTTATGTAGGAATCATCGACCGGAAAGGAACAAAAGTATTAGAACCCAAACACCAAAACATTTTCTGGCAATCGAATAACAAATTCTTCGACGCATATTCCGCCGAACCTTCCAACTCCCATTGCGGGATCCTACGCTACGACGGATCCGTAGCTCTTCCTTTCGAATACGACCGTTGCAACTGGAACCAGGACCTGAATTACGGATCGGTTCGATCCGGAGAGAATCACCTGCTATTATTCGCGAACCGAACCGGGAAACTGGAAAGTTTTCCCTTCGATGACGTAGAGGGAAAAATAGGAGAATTTCTTTCCGTCAAGAATAAAGACCGGTTCGGACTTGTGAACGGGTTCGGAGAAACGATTCTTCCTGCTCAATATTCTAAGATCGTAATATCCGATCTGGAAGGAAAACAAAAGATTTTCGCCCTTTCTTCGAATCGTACGGACATTTTCGATTTCGATGGGAAACAGTTCGCTTCTTTACCGGCCGGTCTCATTTCTTGCAGGGAAAGAATCTGCCTTTATAAAAACGCCAAAGGAAGAATGGAGTTTACTTCTCTCGATTCTCCCGGATCCCATTCCAAAGAGTTTGAACATATAGGAGAATTTCACGAAGGACTCGCTCGATTTTTAGAAAACGGTAAATGGGGTTTTCTAGATGCAAACCAAAAAGTCCTTATCTCCCCGAAGTATTCGAGTGTAGGAGATTTCAGCGAGGATCTGGTTTGGTTTAAGGACGAGGTAGGAAAATTCGGTTATATGAACCGGAAAGGAGAGATCGTAATACCGCCGAACTTTCGGGACGCGGGAAATTTTTATAAGGGACTGGCTCCTGTCGCTTCCGAGCCACAGGGGTCTTACGGTTTCATAGATCGCCTAGGCAAATTCGCAATTTCGCCAGTCTTTCAAACGATCCAAGATTCGGAAACGGATCGACCGATCGTAAAATACAACGGAAAAATGGCGGTCCTTTACCTTAAAAAATGTCTTTCACGTTAA
- a CDS encoding FG-GAP-like repeat-containing protein produces the protein MKSFSLEAAYDALVGSIPQTLPEVSVDSMGHTSTFFSIELPPGKLPPQLSLAYSSSGGNGLLGIGWDLSGFDSIERDPSFGVEYDGKDSFLSSLGGQLLDISGNRTLYHTRRESFIRFVPQGLCGDGPCSWSATTKEGLVYTFGGTSDSRMEALGKNGAIFSWAVSEVRDPFGNGYAVQYIQDSENGKAYPVKILYQDRTISFQYESRPDVFPDYSQGTLVKISKRLSGISITTSEGSSREYSFEYSQGILSNQSVLVSIGRSGSNSNGSENYIDLDLTYSNNQGLFNISVPTSNTDSTYRTLSFTQTYNGFSPQMNYILGLLVQFYSIPISPNPIDYNYNGYMQFVTNIPIIDRNICTNGLVSCLCGYVITGGCLSVAWGNFKQACDEYLSSGGATNCANGVESGLVNWPSLDLDGDGILDFASLGGKDLGDGVSIYGLPIKSGGNSAVIKGSKLPIYYNTFSRTVDLDGDGKTDFAFEKNGKLSAVFSKGISFSAVTDFSNVSLDSANRSMQSFNPYEYLFDPSIPGNVRSYPYDKAGADYFADMDGDGLEDFIHYSSGTFLIYKNTKGAFASPISVGGSAGMYVNSFLDMNRDGKADYVRLVKQSNNEQYNQLSAQLISLNNQMEQETNLYNQNLNLLNSLISGSTVDAGSLQILADYYSGGGFQDDADAILASGAGTPIPASDSDKLTQDLQIAYANISGPLVVQQNTIQTQMNSIEADDAGSTSYAIQISYFDLSSQSITTKSYNIASASIYSSTFADVNSDGSPDFVTFIGNKVTVYLFTGIDGFASGVTSTLNASNGKKLAQYNFGDVNGDGFADLVLHNKEQKKIETYLASGDGKFTLSSPFSFGALNVFDGIDSDGIYRSDLYQIVLNDLNGDGNSDLTLIYLPKEKTSGGIQIRYSPARNVAEDTLVGISNGAGQSTSIQYSLAKNKTGAVLSGTGVFPNIPNTSPDFVVSELTRTVNEGLSVKTTYEYSNSRYYIGPVGIGRSLGFASITEKDTGTGFYTVSTYFQNDYRLAGLVNTQSLYNAGNNLISQASYTAFGFPNPFGTEMVVPTNRIDNRFHNGSIETSTVSTITYDSYGFPTLKTDSIGDHTVQEFTGYTHDTNNWRLGRIVSTKKVVDGDITEATVYNYSGDSIASSVQFPGSGAEEVTSYEYDSFGNPIASTDALGNLTRISYDSTLNLFPIQNTNALGHVSTKAYDTFFGLETEVVDPNGAKKVRKYDAYGRVSRVTYPGESDWNESFEYNNVGIFNYSNISENQFVGKTTRDNTSGTEVLEITYTDHLGNAIQTISSTAVDGIDLIQDQKYDYRKNLLISKTQPYFSNLSPSWTYFYYEDPDLRLTSTNAPDTNGNILTSVSYAGLTINKTIQYPDGKTKSVSETNDELGRTIAKAENGKTIRTSYTGFGKPKTITDVAGRTTSVAYDSAGRETSVTDPNSGTNRYEYDVLGRTLKKTDAKGNSLRYSYDPLGRVTQILPGGGETPVEFTYDDSNADNSKGRVTKIRDQAGSLEYSYNPAGKPILQKRSIDDITLEFSREYDSLGREILLTYPDGTKIHKEYSSNNNLQSIKMDSADGYSSDINVVQYQGPLFVDGLPVFQKVAGNGNITEVKVDPIGLKTIQLVTKKSDNTQLSSLSYSYDGSGNVSEIKDLLNSQRNRTFAYDSWNRLTKASGNFGTIQYAYSDDGNLIQKGGYTLSYTDGNHANAVTRVYSPSTGTLQYNYDDNGNMVYRNGDSLSYDSYGRMNRVNLVDGGKVFYSYDFSGNRIRSFNETTNTTAYYFGDLYEIVNGPGVPSKHTLYIKGFQDEIVTQITRTDSVLISSAAESSTGVIGALDHFLTSSLSKQFCSGLTISCGDYWLNRWVGPFREYFTYAKYIRHGIPTGFTRIAYIILFLSVLSLGYPMFRRGNELLLRLKYMGFPAPALLVSIFGLTILQDCNLILPAQKQETAPWYVLANGSTSEDVAPVQPPKGSDATNAAGSPVVGAYFYQTDIQGSTLMLTDGDGNQVTGPGQSGVSYISYLPYGETDYTVSTGPDIFRYKYTGQILDSETNLYYYKSRYYDSFLGRFAQADDRFDEGINGLNLYMYVGGNPMNRTDPDGHLSLKDLIHMFNRITGHAMGKDFGPHGVANLNIGKSIQRATFVSHDRWRRFENREFGNWLERSFFISHDRWRKLENRELGRIVGSEKIRNWVKDNISTAKVAGILGEIFLCDSMMGALHTGFCEFTLKLSKSRENCVNVRDGAQKIKEQTVDARFWWFLGKYLDPPKSAPPTGPGDPPPVFEPPAFAQAALFYIFVFEAQVMLFSTMRCPGDTGPLL, from the coding sequence GTGAAAAGTTTTTCCTTGGAAGCTGCATACGATGCCCTTGTAGGATCGATTCCCCAAACTCTTCCGGAAGTTTCCGTAGATTCTATGGGGCATACGAGCACTTTCTTTTCAATAGAGCTTCCTCCCGGAAAATTGCCTCCTCAATTGTCTTTGGCATATTCCTCCTCCGGAGGAAATGGTCTATTGGGAATCGGTTGGGATTTGAGCGGGTTCGATTCCATCGAAAGGGATCCAAGTTTCGGGGTAGAATACGACGGAAAGGATTCTTTCCTGAGTTCTCTCGGTGGACAATTATTGGATATTTCCGGGAATCGGACCCTTTACCATACAAGGAGAGAATCCTTTATACGGTTTGTTCCCCAGGGACTTTGCGGAGACGGGCCCTGTTCTTGGTCGGCCACTACCAAGGAAGGTCTGGTATATACCTTCGGAGGCACTTCCGATTCTAGAATGGAGGCTTTAGGAAAAAACGGGGCTATCTTTTCTTGGGCGGTTTCCGAGGTAAGAGATCCTTTCGGGAACGGATACGCGGTGCAATATATCCAAGATTCGGAAAATGGAAAAGCCTATCCTGTCAAAATTCTTTACCAAGATAGAACGATCAGCTTCCAGTATGAGAGCAGACCGGATGTATTTCCGGACTATTCCCAAGGAACTCTTGTGAAGATCTCTAAAAGATTGTCCGGTATTTCCATAACGACTTCGGAAGGATCTTCGAGAGAATATTCTTTCGAATACAGCCAAGGAATTCTGTCCAATCAATCGGTCCTTGTCAGCATCGGTCGATCCGGAAGCAATTCCAATGGTTCCGAAAATTATATCGATTTGGATTTAACCTATTCGAATAATCAGGGTTTATTCAATATATCCGTTCCCACTAGTAATACGGATAGTACGTACAGGACTTTGTCTTTTACGCAAACATATAATGGGTTTTCCCCTCAGATGAATTATATCTTGGGGTTACTAGTCCAATTCTATTCCATTCCGATTTCTCCGAATCCGATCGACTATAATTATAATGGTTATATGCAGTTTGTTACAAATATCCCGATCATAGATCGCAATATTTGTACGAACGGATTGGTGTCCTGTCTTTGCGGATATGTAATCACAGGCGGTTGCCTTTCTGTTGCTTGGGGGAATTTCAAGCAAGCTTGTGATGAATACCTTTCATCCGGAGGAGCAACGAATTGCGCCAATGGGGTCGAATCCGGTCTGGTCAACTGGCCTTCACTAGATTTGGATGGAGACGGAATCTTGGACTTTGCCTCTCTCGGAGGCAAAGATCTTGGAGATGGAGTTTCAATATACGGCCTTCCAATTAAATCTGGAGGAAACTCAGCTGTTATAAAAGGTTCTAAGCTACCGATCTATTATAATACATTCAGTAGGACCGTGGATCTGGACGGGGACGGTAAAACCGATTTCGCATTCGAAAAGAACGGAAAGCTTTCCGCTGTCTTTTCGAAAGGCATATCCTTTTCGGCGGTGACGGACTTTTCCAACGTTTCCTTAGATTCCGCTAATCGGTCCATGCAATCCTTTAATCCGTACGAGTATTTATTCGATCCTTCGATTCCGGGAAATGTGCGCTCCTATCCTTACGACAAAGCAGGGGCGGATTATTTTGCCGATATGGACGGGGATGGGTTAGAGGATTTTATCCATTATTCTTCCGGGACCTTCCTAATTTATAAGAATACGAAAGGCGCTTTCGCTAGTCCTATTTCCGTCGGCGGTTCTGCGGGCATGTATGTGAATTCTTTTCTAGACATGAATAGGGACGGGAAAGCCGATTATGTTCGGCTGGTGAAACAATCGAACAACGAACAATACAACCAGCTTTCTGCCCAATTGATCAGCCTGAACAATCAGATGGAGCAGGAAACGAATCTATACAATCAAAATTTAAATCTTTTGAATTCTCTTATTTCCGGCTCTACCGTAGACGCCGGTTCCTTGCAAATCCTTGCCGATTATTATTCCGGAGGAGGGTTTCAGGACGATGCGGATGCGATTTTGGCGTCCGGAGCAGGAACCCCTATTCCTGCATCCGACTCGGATAAGCTGACCCAGGATCTGCAAATCGCATATGCAAACATCTCCGGTCCTCTTGTCGTGCAGCAGAATACAATCCAGACTCAGATGAATTCTATCGAGGCCGACGATGCGGGAAGCACCTCTTATGCGATCCAAATTTCCTATTTCGATCTAAGTTCCCAGTCGATTACCACCAAGTCATACAATATCGCATCCGCAAGCATCTATAGTAGTACCTTTGCGGACGTAAATTCCGACGGATCCCCCGATTTTGTGACTTTTATAGGCAATAAAGTTACGGTATACCTATTCACTGGAATCGACGGATTCGCCAGCGGAGTTACCTCCACGCTGAACGCTTCCAACGGAAAAAAATTGGCGCAATATAATTTCGGAGACGTGAACGGGGACGGATTTGCTGATTTAGTATTACATAATAAAGAGCAGAAGAAGATCGAGACCTATCTTGCTTCCGGGGACGGTAAATTCACTTTGAGTAGTCCGTTTTCCTTCGGTGCATTGAACGTTTTTGACGGAATCGATTCGGACGGTATTTACAGAAGCGACTTATATCAAATCGTTTTAAATGATCTGAACGGAGACGGGAATTCCGACCTAACTCTAATATACTTGCCCAAGGAAAAGACCTCGGGAGGGATTCAAATCCGTTATTCTCCCGCACGGAACGTAGCCGAAGACACTTTAGTGGGTATTTCGAACGGAGCGGGGCAATCCACAAGTATCCAATATTCATTAGCGAAGAATAAAACCGGAGCGGTACTGAGCGGCACCGGAGTTTTTCCGAATATTCCGAATACTTCTCCCGACTTTGTCGTATCCGAACTCACCAGAACGGTTAACGAAGGTCTTTCCGTAAAGACTACTTACGAATATTCCAACAGTAGATATTATATCGGTCCTGTGGGAATCGGTAGGAGTCTCGGATTCGCATCCATTACCGAAAAGGATACGGGTACGGGTTTCTATACCGTTTCCACTTACTTCCAAAACGATTATCGTTTGGCCGGGTTAGTAAATACCCAAAGTCTATACAATGCCGGCAATAATCTAATTTCCCAGGCTTCCTATACCGCTTTCGGTTTCCCTAATCCGTTCGGAACGGAAATGGTAGTGCCGACGAACCGTATCGATAATAGATTCCATAATGGATCCATAGAGACAAGTACGGTTTCCACGATTACTTACGATTCTTACGGATTTCCCACCTTGAAGACGGATTCGATCGGAGATCATACCGTTCAGGAATTTACCGGCTATACCCATGATACGAATAATTGGAGATTGGGTCGAATCGTCTCTACGAAGAAGGTCGTAGATGGCGATATAACGGAAGCGACCGTTTATAATTATTCCGGAGATAGCATAGCCTCATCCGTTCAGTTTCCCGGGTCCGGTGCGGAAGAGGTCACTTCTTACGAATACGATTCGTTCGGCAATCCGATCGCAAGCACGGATGCGCTCGGAAACCTCACTCGAATTTCTTACGATTCCACTTTGAATCTATTTCCGATTCAAAATACGAACGCACTCGGGCATGTTTCCACGAAAGCCTATGATACTTTTTTCGGCTTGGAAACGGAGGTGGTGGATCCGAACGGAGCTAAGAAGGTCAGGAAATACGACGCATACGGGCGTGTCAGTAGGGTCACCTACCCAGGAGAAAGCGATTGGAACGAATCCTTCGAGTATAATAACGTAGGAATATTCAATTATTCGAATATTTCCGAAAACCAATTCGTCGGTAAGACGACCCGCGATAATACGAGCGGCACGGAAGTCCTCGAAATCACTTACACGGATCATTTGGGAAATGCGATCCAGACTATCAGCAGTACCGCAGTCGACGGTATCGATTTGATTCAGGACCAAAAATACGATTACCGGAAGAATCTACTGATTTCCAAGACCCAACCGTATTTCAGCAATCTAAGCCCTAGCTGGACGTATTTCTATTACGAGGACCCCGACTTAAGATTGACTAGCACGAATGCGCCCGATACGAACGGAAACATTCTTACTTCCGTATCCTATGCCGGGCTTACTATAAATAAAACGATCCAATATCCGGACGGAAAGACGAAGAGTGTATCGGAAACAAACGACGAGTTAGGTAGGACGATCGCCAAAGCGGAGAATGGCAAGACGATTCGTACGTCTTATACCGGGTTCGGAAAGCCGAAAACGATTACGGATGTGGCGGGTAGGACGACTTCCGTTGCCTACGACTCCGCAGGGAGGGAAACCAGCGTAACCGATCCGAATTCGGGAACGAATCGATACGAATACGATGTTCTAGGTAGAACTCTCAAGAAAACGGATGCGAAAGGCAATTCCCTTCGATATTCGTACGACCCTTTAGGTAGGGTGACGCAAATCCTTCCTGGCGGCGGAGAGACTCCGGTGGAATTTACCTACGACGATTCGAATGCGGACAACTCCAAAGGAAGAGTCACTAAGATTCGAGACCAAGCGGGTAGCTTGGAGTATTCTTATAATCCGGCGGGTAAACCTATTCTCCAGAAAAGAAGCATAGACGATATTACTCTGGAGTTCTCGAGAGAATACGATTCCTTGGGAAGGGAAATTCTTCTAACATATCCGGACGGGACGAAAATCCATAAGGAATACTCCAGTAATAATAATCTACAATCCATCAAAATGGATTCGGCGGACGGTTATAGTTCGGATATCAACGTAGTGCAGTACCAGGGACCCTTGTTCGTCGACGGCCTACCTGTATTCCAAAAGGTGGCGGGTAACGGAAATATCACGGAAGTAAAAGTGGATCCGATCGGCTTAAAAACGATACAGCTCGTTACGAAAAAATCGGATAATACGCAGCTTTCTTCCTTGTCGTATTCGTATGACGGTTCGGGGAACGTGTCGGAGATAAAGGATCTTTTGAATTCCCAAAGAAATCGGACTTTTGCCTACGACTCCTGGAATCGACTCACGAAGGCGTCCGGGAATTTCGGAACGATCCAATACGCGTATAGTGACGACGGAAATCTGATTCAAAAAGGCGGTTACACTTTAAGTTATACGGACGGTAATCATGCGAATGCGGTAACTAGAGTGTATAGTCCGAGTACCGGAACATTACAATATAATTATGATGATAACGGTAATATGGTCTATAGGAACGGAGACTCCTTGTCTTACGATTCCTACGGCAGGATGAACCGGGTGAACTTGGTCGACGGGGGGAAAGTTTTTTATTCGTATGATTTTTCGGGGAATCGAATCCGATCCTTCAATGAAACGACCAACACGACCGCTTACTATTTCGGTGATCTATATGAAATCGTGAACGGCCCGGGAGTTCCTTCCAAGCATACTCTGTATATCAAAGGGTTCCAAGACGAGATCGTTACCCAGATCACTCGCACGGACTCTGTATTGATTTCTTCCGCTGCGGAATCTTCAACGGGGGTTATAGGTGCATTGGATCATTTCCTAACTTCGAGTTTATCGAAACAATTCTGTTCCGGTCTTACGATTTCTTGCGGAGATTATTGGCTGAATCGATGGGTAGGACCTTTCCGGGAATATTTTACTTACGCAAAATATATCCGACACGGAATTCCTACAGGATTTACGAGAATCGCATATATCATTTTGTTTCTTTCGGTCCTATCTTTGGGATATCCTATGTTCCGAAGAGGGAACGAACTGCTACTTCGATTGAAATATATGGGGTTTCCTGCGCCTGCATTGCTAGTTTCCATTTTCGGGTTGACGATACTCCAGGATTGTAATCTGATTCTTCCGGCTCAAAAGCAGGAGACTGCTCCTTGGTATGTTCTGGCGAACGGTTCGACAAGCGAGGATGTTGCGCCGGTGCAACCGCCAAAAGGAAGCGATGCTACGAATGCGGCCGGGTCTCCCGTTGTAGGAGCATATTTTTACCAAACGGATATCCAAGGCTCCACTCTGATGCTTACCGACGGGGACGGCAATCAGGTGACCGGTCCGGGGCAATCGGGGGTGAGTTACATAAGCTACCTACCTTATGGAGAAACCGACTATACGGTCTCCACCGGCCCGGACATCTTCCGTTATAAATACACGGGACAAATTCTGGATTCGGAAACGAATCTTTATTACTATAAGTCTCGCTATTACGATTCCTTCTTGGGAAGATTCGCTCAGGCGGACGACCGTTTTGACGAGGGAATCAATGGGCTCAATCTCTACATGTATGTGGGTGGAAATCCGATGAATCGAACGGATCCGGACGGGCACTTGTCATTAAAAGATCTCATTCATATGTTCAACAGAATCACAGGCCATGCTATGGGAAAGGATTTCGGGCCTCATGGAGTGGCGAATTTAAATATTGGTAAATCAATTCAAAGAGCTACTTTTGTCTCTCATGATCGCTGGCGTCGTTTCGAGAATCGTGAATTTGGGAATTGGCTCGAAAGATCATTCTTCATATCGCATGATCGGTGGAGAAAACTTGAAAATAGAGAACTTGGACGAATAGTAGGGTCGGAAAAAATTAGAAATTGGGTGAAGGATAATATCAGTACTGCGAAAGTAGCCGGAATTTTAGGAGAAATATTCCTTTGTGATTCTATGATGGGAGCTTTGCATACGGGATTTTGTGAGTTTACGCTTAAATTATCTAAATCCAGGGAAAATTGTGTAAATGTTAGAGATGGAGCCCAGAAAATAAAGGAACAAACGGTAGATGCTCGTTTTTGGTGGTTTTTGGGAAAATATCTTGATCCGCCTAAATCGGCTCCCCCTACCGGTCCTGGAGATCCTCCACCGGTCTTCGAGCCCCCCGCATTTGCGCAAGCAGCTCTCTTCTATATATTTGTTTTTGAGGCTCAAGTTATGCTATTTTCAACTATGAGGTGCCCGGGAGATACTGGACCATTGCTTTGA
- a CDS encoding LA_3334 family protein yields the protein MKKKYGIHSIFIDKSDSPNLYYAVYKVGLFFLIFIPPFFSPSYATEVLLKSGDAFLVESATEREEKVFVTWKDRKYRIPKEDIQRIDSKKTGPDTSYVYSSVKLKDGTVLKGILVERKNELLVLKTDLGFVELESSRIVSVSPETIPDLKPELPESYLEESRDSSGSWKIGLTGAANVSFGPWSESFPRLFDGGGFLEKSSIRPGEFFGFRSAYAYGKGSEGQLSIWSHDLYYGKNFSPSPSSPYILFGIGASSISWSKEDRSKSGTDPNLLLEFGWNWDRPGNSVLRIGLQSQCSFESGANLCTGGLRFSWGAYL from the coding sequence TTGAAAAAGAAATACGGTATCCATTCTATTTTTATTGATAAGTCCGATTCGCCTAATTTATATTATGCGGTTTATAAAGTCGGATTATTCTTCCTGATCTTTATCCCCCCTTTCTTTTCTCCGTCATACGCCACGGAGGTACTTCTTAAAAGCGGAGACGCATTCCTTGTAGAAAGCGCTACGGAGCGAGAGGAGAAAGTTTTTGTCACCTGGAAAGATCGCAAATATCGTATCCCAAAAGAGGATATCCAAAGAATAGACTCCAAAAAGACGGGACCGGATACTTCCTACGTATATTCTAGCGTTAAATTAAAGGATGGAACGGTTCTAAAAGGGATACTTGTCGAAAGAAAAAACGAACTTCTGGTCTTAAAAACGGATCTGGGCTTCGTGGAACTGGAATCCTCTCGAATCGTTTCCGTTTCTCCGGAAACAATCCCTGATCTCAAACCCGAATTGCCGGAATCATATCTGGAGGAATCCAGAGACTCTTCCGGATCCTGGAAAATAGGACTCACTGGAGCGGCTAACGTCAGTTTCGGTCCCTGGTCCGAATCCTTTCCCAGATTATTCGACGGAGGAGGATTCCTAGAGAAATCTTCCATCCGCCCCGGAGAATTCTTCGGCTTTCGATCCGCTTACGCCTACGGAAAAGGTTCGGAAGGCCAGCTTTCCATATGGAGTCACGATCTTTATTACGGTAAAAACTTCAGTCCTTCTCCTTCTTCCCCTTATATTCTATTCGGTATCGGCGCGAGTTCCATTTCTTGGTCCAAGGAAGATCGTTCCAAATCGGGCACGGATCCGAATCTTCTACTAGAGTTCGGTTGGAATTGGGACCGTCCCGGAAACTCCGTCCTGAGAATCGGACTACAGTCGCAATGCTCCTTCGAATCCGGCGCGAATCTCTGCACTGGAGGACTTAGATTCTCCTGGGGAGCGTATTTGTGA